The genomic region TAACTATAATGGAAAATGTTAAAGTACCTATAGTTGCAGTTAGTTTAGGTGGGGTAGAATCTATTTTATCTTTCCCAGCTAAAATGAGTCATGCTTGTATGTCAAAAGAAGAAAGAGAAGAACTTGGAGTTACAGATGGTTTACTAAGATTATCTGTTGGAATAGAAGACGTTGAAGATTTAATAGAAGATTTGAAACAAGCTATAGATAAAATATAGATAAAAATAGAATAACAAATAATAAATCAAAGCAGATAACAAGGTTGATAAGGAAAAAGGTATGAAAATAGATAATAACTTGTTTGATAAGACAGTTATAATTAATGAAGAAAATTTAGCTACTAAAATATATAATATTCGTGGACAAAAAGTTATGTTAGATTTTGAGTTGGCAGAAATATATGGTTATGAAACAAAGCGATTTAATGAACAAGTCAAAAGAAATAAAGAAAAATTTGAAGGCGAAGATTTTATGTTTCAATTAACTGATGATGAATTGGAAAAACTTTTAAGGTCGCAAAATGCGACCTTGAAAAAAGGAACAGGTAGAGGGAGTAATATTAAGTATAAACCATACTGTTTTACGGAATAAGGCATATATATGTTAATGACAGTATTAAAAGGAGAATTAGCAACTAAACAAAGCAGAGCTTTAATAAGAACTTTTAAATCTATGAAAGATTATCTTGTAGAAAATCAAAATATTATAGGTTCAAAAGAAATGCTGTTTTTATCAATTCAAAATAATCAAAATACAAAAGATATAATTAAAATAAAAGAAAGTATGGTAACAAAGGAAGATTTACAAAAGGTAATGGAAAATTTTATAGATCCTGACACTTATAAACATTTTCTTATTATGGATGGTCAAAAAACAGAAGCTAATATTGCATATAACACAATATATAAATTGGCTAAGAAAACTATCTATGTAGTAGATAATTATATTAGTTTAAAAACTTTAGAATTACTAAGAGTAGCAAAAAAAGACGTTAAAATTATAGTGTTTAGTGATAATAATAGAAGTAGAAATATGCTTACAAGTTCTATACTTGGAGATTTTAAA from Oceanivirga salmonicida harbors:
- a CDS encoding ORF6N domain-containing protein — encoded protein: MKIDNNLFDKTVIINEENLATKIYNIRGQKVMLDFELAEIYGYETKRFNEQVKRNKEKFEGEDFMFQLTDDELEKLLRSQNATLKKGTGRGSNIKYKPYCFTE